In the Candidatus Tisiphia endosymbiont of Melanophora roralis genome, TAGCAAATAAATCTATTAATCCAAGAGTATTTTTTTGAGGCTTGATGCTACCTAAACTACAAAATACCGGTAGTTTATTAAAAAAACGAATTTTAGGTATAAGTAAACTTGTATCTACACCTCTTGGAACTACTTGAATCTTTCGTTTCGAAACTGCATAAAATTCTATTAATTGCTTTTTTTCCAAGTAACTTGGTGTTAAGACATTTTGAGTATTAGCTAGAGTCAAAAACTCCATTTCTGTATATTTGGATGGTACGTTTTCGCCAGATGCTTGGTAAGAAGGCGTCAAAAACATAGGGAATGTCCATGTTTTTATCTCTTCCCGTAATTTAATATCAATAAACCCAAATTGCATTGATATATGGATAAAAATTATATGAGTAAATTGCTGTTCAACAGATTTTACTTTTTTTGCAATAAACTCAGCATTAGCAAGCCTTTTTTCAAACCGATTATCCAAATTCACAGGATAATCAAAACTCCAAGTTGCTGACGAATTGGTTTGTCCACCAAATTGCATTATGCTTAAGCAATTTTTAAAACCTCGTTTTAGGGTATCTACCAACCTAGCTCCACCATCACGTTGAGTTTTATCAGGACTAAATTTTTCTGTAACTAATAATATTTTCATGTTTAGATACACCTTTACTTTTAGGATTTGGTAACAAAAGATTTACTTTATTCTGTATGTAAATACTTACAAAAATCATTGATTAAACAAAATATGTTGGTAAAAGAAATTTTTATATCTAAACCCTTATCGGGTTAGATATATCCTTAAATAATTCTTCATAACCTTTAAAAATTTTTAACCAACAAAATTTATCGTCCAAAGGCTTTCTAACTTGAGGATATTTTAAAATCTGTTCAACCTGATTAACTATTTGTTGAAAATCATTGAAGTTAACCAGTAATCCACGATCGGCTGTAATAACCTCTGGCAAAGCACCACTGTTACCAGCTATTATAAAAGTTCCTGCTGTTAAAGCCTCTAAAATAGAACGTCCCATTCCTTCTGAATGAATATATGAACCACCGGGAACTTCTGTTACTTTATCACAACTTAATTGCATGTAAATATCTGCATTGATAATCTCTTCACATATTTTTTCATTTTCGAGTACTCCAAGAAATTCTACAACTGAACTCAGATCATTCTTATCTACTAGTCCTTTTATTTGTTCAAGTAAAGGACCTTCCCCGGCTAACCTCAACTTAAAGCTATAGCCTCTTAACACTAACTCATGAACCAAAGATATCATTAATGAATGATTTTTATATGGAACAAAACGAGCGGCACAGAAGATAGTAAAAGGTTTATTATCTAAAATCCTTGCTGCCTTTAATGCAGATATATTTACTCCACCTACAAAACGTTTAAAAGGACATTTTATACCAATTTTACTTAAACGATTTTCCGTGTAAGTAGAATTGGTTATTAATAAATCTACAGTATCATTTAAAATATCAACCCAATATGATCGCCGCATAATATATTCTGACATTTTTCCACTAATCAAAGAAGCTTTCAAAATTTCATTACCACCTGTACGGTATATAAATTTAGTTTTTGGAAATATATTACGAAGTTGTTTAAGATCTTCTATCCATCGCCCACTATTAAAAAATATAATAACTGGATTAAATACATTATCTAATTTATTTAAATTTATTGGTTTAGTTTCTTTGTTTAATATAATACAATCTTGCCCTTCAGCATTTTTTGTAATTATACTCAAAATAGGAAACCTAGAATGAGTAGTGAAATATTCTGTAAAATATTTGGCATGCATTTCCATGCCACCGATTAATGGAGGAAGACGATCAGCAAAAAATAGAATACCTAACTTTTGCATATAGTTTCTTTTTTAAATTCTTGTTCCAAGATATTAACTATCTTCTCTGCTGCGTAACCATCCCCATAAGGAAAATGCACTCTTGACATTGCAGCCAGCAAATTCGGATTTTTTAATAAATTATTGCAATTCTTTATAATATTAACTGATTTTGTTCCTACTAATATACCTGTATTAGCTTCAATTACTTCTAATCTTTCAGTTGTATCTCTAATAATGAGTACAGGCTTTCCAATAAATGTTACTTCTTCTTGTATCCCTCCAGAATCAGTTATTACAAAAAGACATTCTTTTAGCAATTTAATAAATAGAACATGATCTATTGGTGAAACTAAATCAATATTATCTATATCTGATAATAACTTCTTCACAGCCTTACTTATAGAAGGATTAGGATGTAAACAAAATATTATTTTTATATCTAAAAACCGTTTAGAAATATTATGTAAAGCATTACAAACTTCCTTTAGCACTTCACCATGATTTTCTCTTCTATGAATTGTAACTAAGATAAATTTTGATTTATAATCTGTTTCCAATCTATATAATTTGTTATTAACAAGTCTTACTGCATCTATGGATGTATTACCTACTACCCAAATTTTATCAACTTGTACCCCTTCTTTGATAAGATTGATTTTTGCTTGATTGGTTGGCGTAAAAAAATAAGTACTAAGTTTATCTATAAAACATCTATGTACTTCCTCAGGCCATGGTGAATATATATTACCTGTCCTCAAACCTGCTTCAATATGTGCTAATGGTATACGCAAATAGAAACTAGCAAGGGCTGCTACAAAAGCTGTTGTAGTATCTCCTTGAACAATAATTAAATTTGGTCTTGATTTTTCTAATATATTACTAAATTGTGATAACATATGCACTGTGCTTTGGCAAAGAGAACCATTACTTTCTATAGGTTCAAATTGATAACTGACTTTAATGTTCATATCTAAAAGCAAAGAATCAAGTAAAGATGTATGTTGTCCAGTTATACATATCTCATTCTTAAAATACTTATTATCCTTAAAAGCTGTAATAACAGGGGCAAGTTTTATCGCCTCAGGTCGTGTCCCTATTACTGTCATTACTGTTTTCATTTTATAAATACTCCGGTAAAATCAAGAAAAATTTTTTCATGAAACAAATGGTTAGATATATCCAAAAATTCATTGTGAGCAACTAACACAACCACCATATCTGCTTTTA is a window encoding:
- the wecB gene encoding non-hydrolyzing UDP-N-acetylglucosamine 2-epimerase — protein: MTVIGTRPEAIKLAPVITAFKDNKYFKNEICITGQHTSLLDSLLLDMNIKVSYQFEPIESNGSLCQSTVHMLSQFSNILEKSRPNLIIVQGDTTTAFVAALASFYLRIPLAHIEAGLRTGNIYSPWPEEVHRCFIDKLSTYFFTPTNQAKINLIKEGVQVDKIWVVGNTSIDAVRLVNNKLYRLETDYKSKFILVTIHRRENHGEVLKEVCNALHNISKRFLDIKIIFCLHPNPSISKAVKKLLSDIDNIDLVSPIDHVLFIKLLKECLFVITDSGGIQEEVTFIGKPVLIIRDTTERLEVIEANTGILVGTKSVNIIKNCNNLLKNPNLLAAMSRVHFPYGDGYAAEKIVNILEQEFKKETICKS
- a CDS encoding glycosyltransferase family 4 protein, yielding MQKLGILFFADRLPPLIGGMEMHAKYFTEYFTTHSRFPILSIITKNAEGQDCIILNKETKPINLNKLDNVFNPVIIFFNSGRWIEDLKQLRNIFPKTKFIYRTGGNEILKASLISGKMSEYIMRRSYWVDILNDTVDLLITNSTYTENRLSKIGIKCPFKRFVGGVNISALKAARILDNKPFTIFCAARFVPYKNHSLMISLVHELVLRGYSFKLRLAGEGPLLEQIKGLVDKNDLSSVVEFLGVLENEKICEEIINADIYMQLSCDKVTEVPGGSYIHSEGMGRSILEALTAGTFIIAGNSGALPEVITADRGLLVNFNDFQQIVNQVEQILKYPQVRKPLDDKFCWLKIFKGYEELFKDISNPIRV